Proteins from a genomic interval of Pseudomonas versuta:
- a CDS encoding PepSY-associated TM helix domain-containing protein, translating into MSRPTPSFYNLAWRWHFYAGLFVAPFMILLALTGIIYLFKPQLDPLMYDHLLNVTPGHHRLSADEQLQRVRLDYPQGHVSQYLPPVNPERSAQWVVSHDGRELNVFINPYSGEVLGEQDARFNLQAVARALHGELMIGTVGDRLVELAAGWGVVLVVSGLYLWWPRGQSAAGILWPRLSRRGRVLWRDLHAVTGFWGAALLLFMLLSGMTWTGFWGKQYADLWNRFPVAMWNNVPQSDIEARSLNTPTRQTVPWALENTPLPVSGAHAEHMAHAAHASGPAAPGISLQQVVDTATARKVEPGYSITLPATATGVFTIAVFADDPRNDATLHVDQYSGQVLADVRWEQYASLARATEMGVMLHEGKLFGTLNQIVILLVCLMILLSSVSGLVIWWKRRPQGRLGVPPLRHDLPTWKTGVLIILALAIAFPLVGASLLAVWLLDRLLMILRKTPPLELRS; encoded by the coding sequence ATGAGCCGACCAACCCCCTCTTTCTACAACCTGGCCTGGCGCTGGCATTTTTATGCCGGGCTGTTTGTCGCCCCCTTCATGATTCTGCTGGCATTGACCGGGATCATTTACCTGTTCAAGCCCCAGCTCGATCCCTTGATGTATGACCACCTGCTCAATGTCACCCCGGGCCATCACCGCCTCAGTGCCGATGAGCAACTGCAACGCGTGCGCCTCGACTATCCACAGGGCCATGTCAGCCAGTACCTGCCCCCGGTCAACCCTGAGCGCAGCGCTCAATGGGTGGTCAGCCATGACGGGCGCGAGCTCAACGTGTTTATCAACCCCTACAGCGGCGAAGTGCTGGGCGAGCAGGATGCCAGGTTCAATCTGCAAGCCGTGGCCCGGGCGCTGCACGGGGAATTGATGATCGGCACTGTCGGAGATCGGCTGGTCGAACTCGCCGCCGGCTGGGGCGTGGTGCTGGTGGTTTCCGGCCTGTACCTGTGGTGGCCGCGCGGGCAATCCGCCGCCGGGATTTTATGGCCACGCCTGAGCCGTCGCGGCCGCGTGCTGTGGCGCGACCTGCATGCTGTCACCGGCTTCTGGGGCGCCGCCCTGTTGCTGTTCATGCTGCTCAGCGGCATGACCTGGACCGGTTTCTGGGGCAAGCAATACGCCGATCTGTGGAACCGCTTCCCGGTGGCAATGTGGAATAACGTCCCGCAGTCAGACATCGAGGCACGCAGCCTCAACACGCCAACCCGTCAAACCGTGCCCTGGGCGCTGGAAAACACCCCGCTGCCGGTCTCCGGTGCCCACGCTGAACACATGGCCCATGCCGCCCACGCAAGCGGCCCGGCGGCGCCCGGCATCAGCCTGCAACAGGTGGTCGACACCGCCACTGCTCGCAAGGTCGAACCCGGCTACAGCATCACCTTGCCCGCCACCGCCACCGGCGTATTCACCATCGCCGTATTCGCGGACGACCCGCGCAACGACGCCACCCTGCATGTCGATCAATACAGCGGCCAGGTGCTGGCCGATGTGCGCTGGGAGCAATACGCCAGCCTCGCCCGCGCCACCGAAATGGGGGTGATGCTGCATGAAGGCAAACTGTTCGGCACCTTGAACCAGATTGTGATTTTGCTGGTGTGCCTGATGATCCTGCTGAGCTCGGTCAGCGGTCTGGTGATCTGGTGGAAACGCCGTCCGCAGGGCCGCCTGGGCGTCCCGCCGCTGCGCCACGACTTGCCGACCTGGAAGACCGGCGTGCTGATCATCCTGGCCCTGGCGATTGCCTTTCCGCTGGTGGGCGCCTCGCTGCTCGCGGTGTGGCTGCTGGACCGCCTGCTGATGATTTTGCGCAAAACACCGCCGCTTGAGCTTCGCTCATAA
- a CDS encoding TonB-dependent receptor has product MNKYLFSSLCLLAINNAHADDTAPSLMLPAASITAPEIDAEHIDLKTATSAGSRLNLNSLETPASVESLSGERIRARGDRSVQDAVTRTTGITNNGTPGNGGSSYSARGFVGQGSVMQLYDGIRMYSGAGTVTFPVDDWSVERIDVLRGPASVLYGEGATGAVINVIPKKPFSGEIENHLRVGYGSYDSQQQALDSGGSLTDTLSYRLNLNHTQSNGWIDHGDSENIFISAALRWQARDDLAFTLSHDYGDQEPQIDFGVPLINGRYHKSLRDKNYNVRDAKLHYNDQWTRLNTEWQINDDLVASNELYYLKAQRRWQNAEKHGWDENRQSLIRSGYYSIKHQQEQVGDRQTFTLNHDLFGLKSKTLVGVDYNRIHFDLHSNSPYKDVVAGGTPIDMYHPDRGEFTSHSPYRDQFKTTTRQVSLFAENRTQLSEQLSLVTGVRRDIVHLDRDDLIEDSRSDRSLSANSWKVGLVYELTPDMSVYAQQATSVDGVAGLISLYPAEQGFDMAHARQTEVGFKQMFWDQRGEWTLAAYHIVKKDLLTPDPNTPGNSLQVGQQSSNGLEASLDLQLPNRWQLQANAAFVRAEYDKFDDEGVSRKGNRPTDVPRRTANLWLSKTLTDDVNAGAGVRYVDSRYADLANTVELPSYTVVDATVSWKALPKTTLGLRLNNLFNRQYAVSQYNGGQQWIMGEPRSFFVTADYTF; this is encoded by the coding sequence ATGAACAAGTACCTTTTTTCCAGCCTTTGCCTGTTGGCGATCAACAACGCGCATGCGGATGACACCGCCCCGTCCCTGATGCTGCCGGCCGCGAGCATTACCGCACCTGAAATCGATGCCGAACACATCGACCTCAAGACCGCCACCAGCGCCGGTTCGCGCCTGAACCTCAACAGTCTCGAAACCCCGGCCAGCGTCGAAAGCCTGAGCGGCGAACGGATTCGCGCCCGCGGCGACCGCAGCGTCCAGGATGCCGTGACGCGCACCACCGGCATCACCAATAACGGCACCCCGGGCAACGGCGGCTCGTCGTACTCGGCCCGTGGTTTTGTCGGCCAGGGCTCGGTCATGCAGCTGTATGACGGGATTCGCATGTACAGCGGCGCCGGCACCGTGACCTTCCCCGTGGACGACTGGTCGGTGGAACGCATCGACGTGCTGCGCGGTCCGGCATCGGTGCTGTACGGCGAAGGTGCGACCGGCGCGGTGATCAACGTGATTCCGAAAAAACCGTTCAGCGGCGAAATCGAAAATCATCTGCGGGTTGGCTACGGCTCTTACGACAGCCAGCAGCAAGCGCTGGACAGCGGCGGCTCGCTGACCGACACCCTGAGCTACCGGTTGAACCTCAACCACACCCAAAGCAATGGCTGGATCGACCACGGCGACTCCGAAAACATCTTTATCAGCGCCGCCCTGCGCTGGCAGGCCCGGGATGATCTGGCGTTTACCCTGAGCCACGATTACGGCGACCAGGAGCCGCAGATCGACTTCGGCGTGCCCCTGATCAATGGCCGGTATCACAAGAGCCTGCGGGACAAGAACTACAACGTGCGCGACGCCAAGCTGCATTACAACGATCAGTGGACGCGCCTCAATACCGAATGGCAGATCAACGACGACCTGGTTGCCAGCAACGAACTGTATTACCTCAAGGCGCAGCGCCGCTGGCAGAACGCTGAAAAGCACGGCTGGGACGAAAACCGCCAAAGCCTGATACGCAGCGGTTACTACAGCATCAAACACCAGCAGGAACAGGTCGGCGACCGTCAGACCTTCACCCTCAACCACGACCTGTTCGGCCTGAAAAGCAAAACCCTGGTGGGCGTGGACTACAACCGTATCCACTTCGACCTGCACAGCAACTCGCCTTACAAGGATGTAGTGGCTGGCGGCACACCAATTGACATGTACCACCCCGATCGTGGCGAGTTCACCAGCCATTCGCCCTACCGCGACCAGTTCAAGACCACCACCCGGCAAGTGTCGCTGTTTGCCGAAAACCGCACGCAACTGAGCGAGCAACTGTCACTGGTCACCGGCGTGCGGCGCGACATCGTGCATCTGGACCGTGACGACTTGATCGAAGACTCGCGCAGTGATCGCAGCCTGTCGGCCAACAGCTGGAAAGTCGGCCTGGTGTATGAACTGACGCCGGACATGTCGGTGTATGCGCAACAAGCCACCAGTGTCGATGGCGTGGCCGGTCTGATCAGCCTGTACCCGGCCGAGCAAGGCTTTGACATGGCCCATGCGCGCCAGACCGAAGTGGGCTTCAAGCAAATGTTCTGGGACCAGCGCGGCGAGTGGACCCTGGCGGCGTATCACATCGTCAAAAAAGACTTGCTGACCCCCGACCCGAACACCCCGGGCAACTCGCTGCAAGTTGGCCAGCAGTCGTCCAATGGCCTTGAAGCCAGTCTCGATTTGCAACTGCCGAACCGCTGGCAGCTGCAGGCCAATGCCGCCTTCGTGCGGGCCGAATACGACAAGTTCGATGACGAAGGCGTGTCCCGCAAAGGCAACCGCCCCACCGACGTACCCCGTCGCACCGCCAACCTGTGGTTGAGCAAAACCCTTACCGACGACGTGAACGCCGGTGCCGGGGTGCGTTATGTGGACTCGCGTTACGCCGACCTTGCCAACACCGTCGAATTGCCGAGCTACACCGTGGTAGACGCCACTGTCAGCTGGAAAGCGCTGCCAAAAACCACCCTGGGCCTGCGCCTGAATAATTTGTTCAACCGCCAGTACGCTGTAAGCCAATACAATGGCGGCCAGCAATGGATCATGGGCGAACCGCGCTCGTTCTTCGTCACGGCGGATTACACCTTTTAA
- a CDS encoding ABC transporter ATP-binding protein, whose protein sequence is MTRLTLTQLAWTPLGHGHCHHQFQLRDANLHVAAGEFVGLIGPNGSGKTSLLRCAYRFSKPESGLVSLGPHNLWQQSPRWCAQRIAVVLQEFPDAFGLTVDEVVAMGRTPHKGLFDGDTEADRELAKHALESVGLQGFEDHAFATLSGGEKQRVILARALAQQPELLILDEPTNHLDPRYQLELLQLVRRLNIGTLASIHDLNLAAAFCDRLYVIDHGRIIASGTPREVLTVELLREVFGVDALIDDHPLSGYPRITWITQA, encoded by the coding sequence ATGACCCGCCTCACCCTCACCCAACTCGCCTGGACCCCGCTGGGCCATGGTCACTGTCATCACCAGTTCCAGCTGCGTGATGCCAATCTGCACGTGGCCGCAGGCGAGTTCGTGGGGCTGATCGGGCCCAACGGCAGCGGCAAAACCAGCCTGCTGCGTTGCGCTTATCGCTTCAGCAAGCCCGAGTCGGGCCTGGTCAGCCTCGGCCCGCACAACCTCTGGCAGCAATCGCCGCGCTGGTGTGCTCAACGCATCGCCGTGGTGCTGCAGGAATTTCCGGATGCCTTTGGCCTGACCGTCGATGAAGTGGTCGCCATGGGCCGTACCCCGCATAAAGGCCTGTTCGACGGCGACACCGAGGCCGACCGGGAGCTGGCGAAACACGCCCTCGAATCGGTCGGCCTGCAGGGCTTCGAAGACCACGCGTTCGCCACCCTGTCCGGCGGTGAAAAGCAGCGGGTGATTCTGGCCCGGGCCCTGGCCCAGCAACCCGAATTGCTGATCCTCGACGAGCCGACCAATCATCTCGACCCGCGCTACCAGCTGGAGTTGCTGCAACTGGTCAGGCGCCTGAACATCGGCACCCTGGCCAGCATCCACGACCTCAATCTGGCCGCGGCTTTTTGCGACCGGCTGTACGTGATCGACCACGGCAGGATCATCGCCAGCGGCACCCCGCGCGAGGTGCTGACGGTCGAGTTACTGCGTGAGGTGTTTGGCGTCGACGCGCTGATCGACGATCACCCGCTGTCCGGCTACCCGCGCATTACCTGGATAACCCAAGCATGA
- a CDS encoding ABC transporter substrate-binding protein yields the protein MKLIRLALCLSALSGAQWAQAQVTKYPLTVTSCNREVTFNQAPEHAVSHDINMTQMMLALGLKPRMAGYSGISGWKAVTPEMKVILDGLPELASKYPSVETLLNANVDFFFAGWDYGMRVGGDLTPQTLTPLGINVYELTESCAFVMKRPPASMEDTYNDLRNLGKIFDVQDRATALITQMQEKIATVQKTLPASRPRVFLYDSGEDRAMTSGKLGIPHALIEAAGGNDILRDIDASWTRINWETVVERNPEVIVIVDYSEVSAAQKQRFLETNPALQSVDAIRNKRFIVIPYVQATPGIDNVLAIETLAKGFHPQ from the coding sequence ATGAAATTGATCCGCCTGGCCCTCTGCCTCAGCGCGTTGTCCGGTGCCCAGTGGGCACAGGCCCAAGTCACGAAATACCCGCTGACCGTCACCAGCTGCAACCGCGAGGTGACCTTTAACCAGGCGCCCGAACACGCCGTCAGCCATGACATCAACATGACGCAAATGATGCTCGCCCTGGGCCTCAAACCGCGCATGGCCGGCTACAGCGGCATCAGTGGCTGGAAAGCGGTAACGCCCGAGATGAAGGTCATTCTCGATGGCCTGCCGGAGCTGGCGAGCAAGTACCCGTCGGTGGAAACCCTGCTCAACGCCAACGTCGACTTCTTCTTTGCCGGCTGGGATTACGGCATGCGCGTAGGCGGCGACCTCACGCCGCAAACCCTGACCCCGCTGGGCATCAATGTGTACGAGCTGACCGAGTCCTGCGCGTTCGTGATGAAGCGTCCGCCCGCCAGCATGGAGGACACTTACAACGACCTGCGTAACCTGGGCAAAATCTTCGACGTGCAAGACCGCGCCACCGCGCTGATCACGCAAATGCAGGAGAAAATTGCCACCGTGCAAAAGACCCTGCCCGCCTCAAGACCGCGGGTGTTCCTGTATGACAGCGGCGAAGACCGTGCCATGACCTCGGGCAAGCTGGGCATTCCCCATGCATTGATCGAAGCCGCGGGCGGCAACGATATTCTCCGTGACATCGACGCCAGCTGGACCCGCATCAACTGGGAAACCGTGGTCGAGCGCAACCCTGAAGTGATCGTCATCGTCGATTACAGCGAAGTCAGCGCCGCGCAAAAACAGCGCTTCCTCGAAACCAACCCGGCCCTGCAATCGGTCGACGCGATTCGCAACAAACGCTTCATCGTCATCCCTTACGTGCAGGCCACCCCCGGCATCGACAACGTGCTGGCCATCGAAACCCTGGCCAAAGGTTTCCACCCCCAATGA
- a CDS encoding FecCD family ABC transporter permease, whose amino-acid sequence MMTRRYALLLVGLGALLLVSCVVSLGFGPARVPVDVVWHILLNKLFGLGEVSWSAGQEHIVWLIRVPRMLLGALVGAGLALIGAVLQAVTRNPLADPHLLGVTSGATLGAVIVVLHVGQIVGLLTLPIAAFIGALLSMVLVLAIASRQGRLDSDRLLLCGVAVSFVMMAIANTLLFLGDHRASSAVLFWMLGGLGLARWELLLVPSTVVLLGLVLLLGMARPLNALMAGEQTAVTLGLNARNVRLKVFLIASLMTGVLVAISGSIGFVGLMIPHIARRLVGAEHRRLLPVSALLGSVFLVWVDVAARTLIAPEDLPIGVATAAIGGLFFIGLMRKR is encoded by the coding sequence ATGATGACGCGCCGCTATGCCTTGTTGCTGGTCGGCCTCGGCGCGCTGCTGCTGGTGTCGTGCGTGGTCTCGCTGGGCTTTGGCCCGGCGCGGGTACCGGTGGACGTGGTGTGGCACATTTTGCTCAATAAACTGTTCGGCCTCGGTGAGGTCAGCTGGAGCGCCGGGCAGGAACATATCGTCTGGCTGATCCGCGTGCCGCGCATGCTGCTCGGGGCGCTGGTCGGCGCCGGGCTGGCATTGATCGGTGCGGTGCTGCAAGCCGTAACCCGTAACCCGCTGGCGGACCCGCACCTGCTGGGCGTAACCAGCGGCGCCACCCTGGGCGCAGTGATCGTGGTGCTGCACGTGGGCCAAATCGTCGGCTTGCTGACCTTGCCCATCGCGGCCTTTATCGGTGCGTTGCTGAGCATGGTTCTGGTGCTCGCCATTGCCAGCCGCCAGGGCCGCCTGGACAGCGACCGGCTGCTGCTGTGCGGCGTGGCCGTGTCATTCGTGATGATGGCCATCGCCAATACCCTGCTGTTTTTGGGCGACCACCGCGCCAGTTCGGCCGTACTGTTCTGGATGCTCGGCGGCCTGGGGCTGGCGCGCTGGGAGCTGCTGCTGGTGCCCAGTACCGTGGTGTTGCTGGGGCTGGTGCTGCTACTGGGCATGGCCCGCCCGCTCAACGCCTTGATGGCAGGCGAGCAAACCGCTGTCACCCTGGGCCTGAATGCACGCAATGTGCGGCTCAAGGTGTTCTTGATCGCCTCACTGATGACCGGCGTACTGGTGGCCATCAGCGGCTCGATCGGCTTTGTCGGGCTGATGATTCCACACATCGCCCGACGCCTGGTGGGCGCCGAGCACCGGCGCTTGCTGCCGGTGTCGGCGTTGCTGGGCAGCGTGTTCCTGGTGTGGGTCGACGTTGCCGCGCGCACCCTGATCGCCCCCGAAGACCTGCCCATCGGCGTGGCCACGGCAGCGATTGGCGGACTGTTCTTTATTGGCCTGATGCGCAAGCGTTAA
- the urtA gene encoding urea ABC transporter substrate-binding protein, which translates to MKRRSVLKAFTLTASIAAMGMTWTVQAAETIKVGILHSLSGTMAISETSLKDMALMTIDEINAKGGVNGKMLEAVVVDPASNWPLFAEKGRQLLTQDKVAVVFGCWTSVSRKSVLPVFEELNGLLFYPVQYEGEEMSPNVFYTGAAPNQQAIPAVEYLMSEDGGSAKRFVLLGTDYVYPRTTNKILRAFLHSKGVADKDIDEVYTPFGHSDYQTIVSNIKKFSAGGKTAVISTVNGDSNVPFYKELANQGLKATDVPVIAFSVGEEELRGIDTKPLVGNLAAWNYFESVQNPVNQKFVTDWKAYAKAHNLPGADKAVTNDPMEATYVGIHMWAQAAEKAKSTDIDKVREAMAGQTFAAPSGYTLTMDKTNHHLHKPVMIGEIQDDGQFNVVWQTKEPIRAQPWSPYIPGNDKKPDYAVKSN; encoded by the coding sequence ATGAAGCGTCGTAGCGTGCTCAAAGCTTTCACCCTCACGGCATCCATTGCCGCCATGGGCATGACCTGGACGGTGCAAGCCGCCGAGACCATCAAGGTGGGGATTTTGCATTCGTTGTCCGGGACCATGGCGATCTCCGAAACGTCGCTCAAGGACATGGCGCTGATGACCATCGACGAGATCAACGCCAAAGGCGGCGTGAACGGCAAGATGCTCGAAGCGGTCGTGGTCGACCCGGCGTCCAACTGGCCACTGTTTGCAGAAAAGGGTCGTCAATTGCTGACCCAGGACAAGGTCGCCGTGGTGTTCGGTTGCTGGACCTCGGTGTCGCGCAAATCGGTGTTGCCGGTATTTGAAGAACTCAACGGCTTGCTCTTCTACCCGGTGCAATACGAAGGTGAAGAGATGTCGCCCAACGTCTTCTACACCGGCGCCGCACCTAACCAGCAGGCGATTCCGGCGGTTGAATACTTGATGAGCGAGGACGGCGGCAGCGCCAAACGCTTTGTGTTACTGGGCACCGACTACGTGTACCCGCGCACCACCAACAAGATCCTGCGCGCCTTCCTGCATTCCAAAGGCGTGGCCGACAAGGATATCGACGAGGTCTACACCCCGTTTGGCCACAGCGATTACCAGACCATCGTCTCCAACATCAAAAAATTCTCCGCCGGTGGCAAGACGGCGGTGATCTCCACGGTCAACGGCGACTCCAACGTGCCGTTCTATAAAGAGCTGGCCAACCAGGGCCTGAAAGCCACCGACGTGCCGGTGATTGCATTCTCGGTGGGCGAAGAAGAGCTGCGCGGCATCGACACCAAACCGCTGGTGGGCAACCTCGCGGCCTGGAACTACTTTGAGTCGGTGCAGAACCCGGTGAACCAGAAGTTCGTCACCGACTGGAAAGCCTACGCCAAGGCCCACAACCTGCCGGGTGCAGACAAGGCTGTGACCAATGACCCGATGGAAGCCACCTACGTCGGCATCCACATGTGGGCGCAGGCAGCAGAAAAAGCCAAGTCCACCGATATCGATAAAGTCCGCGAAGCCATGGCCGGCCAGACATTCGCCGCGCCGTCGGGCTACACCCTGACCATGGACAAGACCAACCACCACCTGCACAAGCCGGTGATGATCGGCGAGATCCAGGATGACGGTCAGTTCAACGTGGTGTGGCAAACCAAGGAGCCGATCCGCGCCCAGCCGTGGAGCCCGTATATCCCGGGCAATGACAAAAAGCCGGATTACGCAGTGAAGAGCAACTAA